The sequence below is a genomic window from Trueperaceae bacterium.
GAGAGGTGTGAGGTGCCGCCGGAGGCGTTCAGTCGCCGGCGGCGGTCGCGCCGCGCTCGGTGTCCCGGAGGGCGGCCGCGAGGTGCTTGGCGATGGCGCGCGAGCCGGCAGGCGACGGGTGTACGGCGTCCGGGTCGTAGTCGCCGGGGCGCCTGGGGTCGACCGCCTCGCGACCGTCGACGACGACGATGCGCGGGTCGCGCTCGGCGAGCCGGGTGAAGCGTTGGCGCATCACCGCGAGCTCGTCGCCGCACCGGCCGTACGGGAAGGGGGCGCGGTCGGGCACGTCGTAGTAGCTCCACAGGACGACGCCGGCGCCGTCGCGGCGGACGTCGGCGACGAGGTCGGCGACGACGCCGCTGCGCGCGTCGGGCGCGAGGAGGCGGTCGAGGGTCGCGTCGCAGGGGCCGCACCCGCACCGCTCGACGAGGTCGTTGGCGCCGCCCTGGACGACGACCCAGGCCCAGGGGCCGGGGGCGTAGCCGGCCCCGATGCGTTCCTTCTCGGGGCCGAGGAGGGTCGCGCCGGGCACGGCGCGCGAGGTGACGGGCACGCCGAGCACGTCGCGCAGGCCGTCGGCGACCGCGGCGCCCTCCGCCTCGTTCCAGGCCATGACGCTGTCGCCGAGCACCAGGATGGCGTCCCGGGCAGCGGGGTCGGTGCCGTCGGTCTGGGCGCAGGCGGGCGTCGCAAGGATCGCGAGGAGGGCGAGGAGGGACCTCGCGAGCGCGCGCCTCACGCGGCGTCGCTTTCCGCGGGGTCGTCGATCTGGGCGGCGTCGTCGCCGTGGGCGGCGAGGGTGCGGTAGGCCTCGCGTTGGGCGTCGTCGAGGGTGGCGGGCACCGTGACGCGGAGGTGCACGCGTTGGTCGCCGCGCCCGCCGCCCTTCGTCGGCCACCCTTGCCCGCGGAGCCGAAGGACGCGCCCGCCGGAGCTGCCGGGGGGGATCGTCACCTCGGCGGGGCCGGCGAGGGTCGGGACCTCGACCGTCCCCCCGAGCGCCGCGAGGTGGTCGGGGACGGCGACGGTGGTGCGGACGTCGTCGCCGTCGAGGCGGAGGCCGCCGGAGGGACGCACGCGGACCTTGAGGTGCAGATCGCCGCCGCGGGGCGCCTGCCCGCGGAGGCGGAGGGTGGTGCCGGGACGCACGCCGGCGGGGACGGTGACGCTCACGCGGCGACCGCCGACGGTGATGGCGACGTCGCCACCGTGGTAGGCGCGGTGCAGGTCGAGGGCGAGGTCGCCCTCGGCGGGGGCGGGCGCCGCGCTCCGGGCGCCGCGCAGGTCGGCGAACGGGTCGCCGCCCACCGTTCCGCTGCGGAAGCCCCCCATGCCGCTCGCGCTTCCGAAGAGGCTCTGGAAGAAGTCGCTGAAGCCGGCCGCGGTGTCGGGGTCGACCTGCGTCCACACCTGCCCGCCGCCGGGACCGCCGGCGAAGCCGCCGCCCTGCGGGGGGACCTGGCCGGTCCGGCCGTAGGTGTCGTACACCTTGCGCTTCTCGGGGTCGGACAGGGCGGTGTACGCCTCGTTGACCTCCTTGAAGCGGTCCTCCGCCGCAGGGTCGTCGGGGTTGCGGTCGGGGTGGTGTTTCGCGGCCGCCTTGCGGTAGGCGCGCTTGATGTCGTCCTGGCTGGCGTCGCGCGCGACGCCGAGCACGTCGTAGTAGTCCTTGAAGTCGGCCACGGGGTCACCTCCCTTCCGTGCCGCGGGCGTCCGCGGGCGTGTCCGCGGGGGCGCCCGCGCGGGCGGCCGGCGGCGTCAGTCCTGGTAGACGACGACGCGGGCGGGGCGGACCAACCGGTCGCCGCGCACGTAGCCGGCCTCGAACACCTGCGCGATGGTGCCGGGCGCGCCGTCGTCGCCGGCCGGGACGCTGGAGAGCGCCTCGTGCCGGTCGGGATCGAAGGTCTCGCCGACCGCGCCGACGCGTTCGACGCCGAGCTTGCCGAGTTCGCGCTCCAGCCCCTCCATCACCGCGCGGACGCCGGGCACGATGTCGGCGGGGTCGCCCTGGTCGGCGGCCTCGAGCGCGCGGCGCAGGTCGTCGGCGACCTGCATGACCGGGAGGACGGCGGCGTCGAAGCCGGCGTCGCGGGCGCGGGCCTCCTCGCCGGCGGCGCGGCGGCGGACGGTGTCGAGCTCGGCGCGGGCGCGGAGCGCCCGGTCGCGTTCCGCTTCGAGGTCGCTCTGCGCCTGCTCGAGTTGCGCCTGGACGAGGGCGATCTCGTTGCGGAGGATCGACGTTTCGTCGTCGCCCGCCGCGCCGCCCTCCCCGGCGCCGGCCTCGGCCGGCGCATCGGGGGTGGACGGGGCGTCGACGGGCTCGACGTCGGGGGCGGGCTCGACCTCGGGGGCCGGCGCGTCGTCGGGGCGGGGCTCGTCGTTCACGCGCTCACCCGGCCGGCTTGAAGTCGGCGTCGACGACGTCGTCCTCGTCGTCCGCGGAGGTCGCCTCGTCCGCTTCGGCGGCGGCGGTCTCCGCCTCCTCCTCGGCGGGGGCGGTGGCCGCCTGGAAGGTCTGCAGCGCCTCGGCGAGGGTCTGCGTCAGCTCCTCGTAGCGGTCCTTCTCGACGTTCGGGTCGTCGACCGCCTTGGCGACGTCGTCGATGGCGCTCTGGAGCGGCTGCTTCTGGTCGTCGGTCGCGCTCTCGGTCTCGTCGAGGATCTTCTGCGCTTGGGTGCGCATGGAGTCCGCGGCGTTGCGGGCCTCGGCCACCTCGCGGAACGCGGCGTCCTCGTCGGCGTGGCGTTCGGCGTCCTGGACCATCCGGTCCACCTCGTCCTCGCTGAGGGTGGTGGTGTTCTGGATGGTGATGCTGGCCTCCTTGCCGGTGGACTTCTCGCGGGCGGAGACGTTCAGAACGCCGTTGGCGTCGATGTCGTAGGTGATCTCGATCTGCGGCATGCCGGCCGGCATCGGGGGGATCTCGTCGAGCTTGAACTTGCCGAGCGACTTGTTCTCCCGCGCCATGCTGCGTTCGCCCTGCAGGACGTGCACCTCGACGCCGGTCTGGTTGGCGTCGGCGGTGGTGAACGTCTCGGTCTTGCGGACCGGGACGGTGGTGTTGCGCTCGATGAGGGTGGTGAACACGCCCCCCTTCGTTTCGACGCCGAGGCTGAGCGGCGTGACGTCGAGGAGGACGATGTCCTCGACGTCACCCTTGAGGACGCCCGCCTGGATGGCGGCCCCGAGCGCGACGACCTCGTCGGGGTTGACCGATTGGTTGGGGGCCTTGCCGAGCATCTCCTGGACGACGTCCTTGACGGCGGGCACGCGGGTGGAGCCGCCGACGAGGATGACCTCGTCGACGTCGCCCTTGGCGATGTCGGCGTCGGAGAGGGCGTCCTCGACCGGCTTGCGGAGGCGCTTCAGGAGCGGGGCGATGAGGTCCTCGAAGGTGCTGCGGGTGAGCTTCTTCTCGAGGTAGAGCGGGGCGTTGCTGCCGGGGTCCATCGCGATGAACGGCAGGCTGATGGTCGTCTCGGGGAGGCCGGAGAGTTCGATCTTGGCCTTCTCCGCCGCTTCGATCATGCGTTGCAGCGCCTGCTTGTCCTTCTTGAGGTCGACGCCGTACTCCTTCTGGAAGTCCTCGGCGAGCCAGTCGACGATGGCGTAGTCGAAGTCGCTCCCGCCGAGGTGGGTGTCGCCGTGCGTGGAGCGCACCTCGAACACCCCTTCGCCGACCTCGAGGACGGAGACGTCGAAGGTCCCGCCGCCGAAGTCGAAGACGAGGACGGTCTCGCTGCCCTTCTTGTCGAGGCCGTAGGCGAGCGCCGCCGCGGTGGGTTCGTTGACGATGCGCAGGACCTCGAGGCCGGCGATCTTGCCGGCGTTCTGCGTCGCTTCGCGCTGGGCGTTGTTGAAGTAGGCGGGGACGGTGATGACCGCTTCGGTGATCTTCTCGCCCAGCTGGTCGCTGGCGTCGGCGACGAGCTTGCGCAGGATCATGGCGCTGATCTCTTCGGGGCTGTGGAGCTCTTCGCCGACCTTGAAGCGGACGCCGCCGTCGTCGGCCTTGACGACCTCGTAGGGGGCGCGTTCGACCTCGCTGGCGACCTCCTCCCAGGTGCGGCCCATGAAGCGCTTGATCTCGAAGAGGGTGCCCTGCGCGTTGAGGACGGCTTGGCGTTTGGCGACCTGGCCGACGAGGCGTTGGTCGTCCTTGAAGGCGACGACGGACGGGGTGGTGCGCGCGCCCTCGCCGTTGACGAGGACGGTCGGTTCGCCGCCCTCCATGCGTGCGATGACGCTGTTCGTGGTTCCGAGGTCGATGCCGACGGCGTTGCCCATGGGGGGCCTCCATTCGTGGTGCGGGAATCGCGTGCGCGGCGCGCACGGCGCGCCCGCCGACCTCAGGTTCGTTGAGGGAGGCGGACGCAGGGTGTCTAGGAGGAAGCGTAGCAGGGCCGAGCAGGCCCTGTCAACAGATGTGAGTGCAATACACTCAAGTCGGGGGTAGGGGGAGGGAGCGTCCGCCCTCAGCCGACGACGACGTCCGCCTCGCCCCGCAGCCCCGCATCCACCCACGCCGTCGTCGGGACCGGCACGCCCCGTTCCGCCGCACGCGCCCGCACCGCCCCCGACGTCGCCGCCACCTCCAGCGGGCGTCCCCGCGCCCGATCGACCTGCATCGACGTCGGCACGGCCTCCAGCGCCCGGATCGACGCCAGGGTCGCGTCGACGTCGCCTGCGTCCAACGGCACGCCGCTCGCGAGGCCCAGGGCGTGCACCTCCCGCACGATCGCCTCGACCACCGGCGCGTACTCCGGCGCCTCGATCAACGCCCGCGGGTCGCGGTCGACCCAGGCGGACAGCGGGTTCAGGGCGACGGTCGTCATCCACTTCCGCCACAGCTCCGCCTCGATCCGCTGCGTCGACGTCGCCGGCACGCCCGCCCGCTCGAACGCGTCGGCGAGCGCCTGCGCCTCGTACGGGTCCGCTTCGCCGCGACGCCCGTCCGGCCACGGCCCCAGCACGAGGCGCGCCTCCCCCCGCGCCTCGACGCGCCCCGGCGCCACGACGTGCGCCCCCACGCCGGCCGCGACCCCGCCGAGCGTCCGGGCGCCGCCGACCCCGTCGGCGATCCACGCCTCGGCGTCCACACCGTTCTGCAGCGACACGACCGGCGCGTCGCCGCGCGCCAACCAGGGCCCCACCTCCTGGAGCACGTCGCGCACCTGGTACGCCTTGAGCGCCACCAGGACCGCGTCGAACGCCCCCGGGTCGCGGTCCGAGCGAAGCGTCGCGACGTCGACCGCGTCGACGGGCCCCTCGAAGGCAAAGGTCGGGTGCGCGACCGCCGCACCGTGCGCGCGCATCGCCTCGAGATGCGCACCGCGCGCCACGAACGTCACCGACTCGCCGATCGCCACGAGGCGCGTGCCGTAGACCAAGCCGATCCCCCCCGCCCCCACGATGAGCCAACGCATACGCAAAGCGTACCCGCCGTCGTACCGTGGGGGGGCGGGGCGCCCCCCGCCCGAGGAGACCCGATGCAGTACCTCATCCTGGCCTACGACGCCCCCGACGCCCGCGACCGGCGCATGCAGGTCCGCGCCACCCACCTCGAGAACCTCCAACCGCTCGTCGACGCCGGCCGCGTCGCCATCGGCGGCGTGATGCTCGCCGAGGACGGCGAAACGATCCGCGGCTCGATGCTCGTCGTCGAAGCCGAGGGCGAGGACGCCGTCCGCGCCCTCGTCGACGACGACGTCTACACGAAGGAGGGGGTGTGGGAGCGCGTCGAGATCACGCCGTTTCGTCGGTCGGTATGAGGCCGCGGCACGCCGCGTGCTAAGGTCGCGCCGTCGTCACAATCCGGTCGACCCGAAAGGACGGTTCCCCATGTTCCGACGCTTCGCAGGTCTCCTCGTCGCCGCCACGCTGACCCTCGGTCTCGTGCACGCGCAGGACGAGCTCGTCATCGCCTTCCAGGGCGGCGCCGCCACCCTCGACCCGATGATGCGCAACGAGACCACCACCATCTCCTGGCAGCGCCACATCTTCGACAACGTCACCGCCTTCGACCGCGACGGGAACGTCGTGCCCGGCATCGCCACGAGCTGGGAGAACGTCGACCCGACCACCTGGCACTTCGAGATCCGGCAGGGGGTGACGTTCCACGACGGCACCCCCATGACCGCGGAGGACGTCGCGTTCAGCATCGACCGCGCCGCGACGCACCCGATGAGCGAGATGCGCGGGGGGCTCAGCACCTACGAAGCGGCGACCGCCCTCGACGTCGACACGGTGGAGGTCACGACGACCGCCCCCGACCCGCTCATGCCCGCCAACCTCGATTACGTCCGGGTCGTTCCGCAGGCCCTGATCGAAGAGGTCGGCGAGGAGGCGTTCGCGGAGAACCCGGTCGGCACGGGACCGTACGTCTTCCAGGACTGGTTGGCCGAGGACTACCTCGAGCTCGACGCGAACCCCGACTACTGGGGCGGCACGCCCGCCTACGAGGACGTCCGCCTGACCGCCATTCCCAACGGCGCCACCCGCGTCGCGGCGCTGTTGTCCGGCGAGGTCGACATGGCCGTCACCGTTCTCCCGCAGGACGTCCCCCGCGTCGAAGCGTCGAGCGACGCGTACGTCAGCCAGGAGCCCGGGCTGCGCGTAATCTACCTGGCGCTGGACGACGTCCGCGAGGACACGCCCGGCATGAGCGAACCCAACCCCTTCCTCGACGTGCGCGTCCGCCAAGCGGTGTTCCACGCGATCGACATGGACACGATCGCCGACCGCATCATGAGCGGCGCCTCCACCCCCGCCTCGCAGTTCCTCGCGCCCTTCAACGAGGGCTACGTCGAGGACCTCGAGCGGCCCGCCTACGACCCCGAACGCGCCCGCGACCTGCTCGCGGAGGCCGGCTACGAGGACGGCTTCACGGTGCGCCTCGACGCCCCCAACGACCGCTACCTCAACGACGCCCTGATCGCGCAGGCGGTCGGCGGCCAGCTCGGCGAGGTCGGCATCGACGTCGAGGTGAACGCGGTCCCGCGCGCGGTGTTCTTCCCCGAGCACTTCAACAACGGCAACTCGACGATGGCGATCAGCGGCTGGGCGTCCAACAACACCGGCGCGACCCTGAACGGCATCTTCCACTGCTGGGACGAAGAGGCCGGCCTCGGCCGCTTCAACCCGTTCTGGTACTGCAACGAGGAGATCGACGCGATGATCGCCGACGCGATCACCATCTTCGACGCCGAAGAACGCGCCGCGGCGTTCGGCGCCATCATCGAGAAGAGCCAGACCGAGGACGTTGCCTACGTCCCGCTGCACTACCAGAACCAGGTGGTCGCGGTGGCCGAAGGCCTCGCCTTCCAGGCGCGCGGCGACGGCTACGTCTTCGCGACCGACGTCACCCCGGCCGACTGACCGACCGCCCTGCGGTGCGGTGGGGGCGCCTGCGCGCCCCCACCGGCCGACGCCGCCGACGGCTCCGCCCCGTTCCCCCTCCCCGCCCCAGCCGGGGTCCCGATAGGATGCGCGCGTGACGACGTTCCTGCTGCGCCGCACGGCGCAGGCGCTCTTCACCGTCTGGGTCGTCGCGACCCTGGTGTTCGCGCTCCTGCACGTCGCGGGCGACCCGGCGCAGATCCTCGCGCCGCCCGACATGAACCAGATCCAGGTGGCGGAGCTGCGCGAAGCGCTCGGCCTGGACGAACCGATCTGGGTCCAGTACGGCGTGTTCCTCGGCAACCTCCTGCAGGGCGACCTGGGCATCAGCTACTACAACGGCCGCCCCGCCCTCGAGCTGGTCCTCGAGCGGCTCCCCGCGACCTTCGAGCTCGTCCTTTCGGCGCTCGCCATCGCGCTGGTCGTCGGCGTACCGCTCGGCATCCTCGCCGCCCTGTCCGCCGGCAGCCGCCTCGACCGGGCCCTGCGCTTCATCTCCGTCATCGGGATCAGCGCCCCGACGTTCTGGATCGGCATCATGCTGATCCTGGTGTTCAGCGTCGAATGGGGGCTGCTGCCCTCCTCGGGCCGCGGCGGCCCGATCAACCTGGTGCTGCCCGCCGTGACCCTCAGCCTGTTCAGCCTCGCGTTCTTCCTCCGCATCGTGCGGAGCAGCTTCCTCGAGGTCCTCACCCAGGACTTCGTACGCACCGCGCGCGCCAAGGGCCTGCCGCGAGGCGTGGTGAACGTCAAGCACGCCCTCCGCAACGCCCTGATCCCCTTCGTCACGATCGCCGGCCTGCAGTTCGGCCAACTGCTGACCAGCTCGGTCGTGACCGAAACGATCTTCGCGTGGCCCGGCATGAACCGCCTGGTACTCCAAGCGATGTACCGCCTCGACTACCCCATCATCCTCGCCTTCGCCATCGTCGTCGCCGTCACGTTCGCCACGATCAACCTCGTCGTGGACGTCGTCTACGGCTTCGTGGACCCGCGGGTGCGCCATGCCTGAGCGCCGCGCCCGCCGCTGGTTGCGCACGATCCCCTGGTTCTCCGCGAGCCTGCTCGCACTGCTGATCCTCGTCGCGCTCACCGCACCGTGGCTCACGCCGCACGACCCCCGGCAGCAGGACCTGCTCGCGTCGTTCCTGCCGCCGGTCTGGACCGGGGCCGGGGAGGTCACCCACCCGTTCGGCACCGACGAACTCGGTCGCGACGTCCTCGCCAACATCCTGTTCGGGCTCCGCGTCAGCCTGCTCGTCGGCTTCGGCTCCGTCGCGATCTCGGTGCTCGTCGGCACGCCCCTGGGCCTCTGGGCCGGCTACCGCGGGGGGCGCATCGATTCGCTCCTCATGCGCCTCGTCGACGTCCAGCTGTCGCTCCCGATCATCCTCGTCGCGCTCGGCGTCCTGGCGGTCTGGGGGGCGGGCCTGTGGAAGGTGATCCTCGTCATCGGCCTCGTCGGTTGGGCGGAGGTCGCGCGCCTCGTGCGCGGCAGCGTCCTCGCCGAACGCTCCCGCGAGTACGTCACCGCCGCCGAAGCCCTCGCCGCCGGCGTCCCCCGGATCCTGTTCCGGCACGCCCTCCCCAACGTCCTCAACGCCCTGCTGGTGCTGGTGTCGGTGATGATGCCGCGCTTCATCATCCTCGAGGCGACGCTGTCCTTCCTCGGGCTGGGCGTGGCGATCGATACGCCGTCGTTGGGTCTGGCGGTCTCGCGCGGCTACGAGTACCTGTTCAGCGGGTCGTGGTGGACCAGCACCCTCCCCGGCCTCGCGCTCCTACTCCTGGTGCTCGCCGTGAACCTGCTCGGCGACTGGTTGCGCGACGCCCTCGACCCCCGCGCCGCCTGACCCGCGCCGCGCCACCCACGACGCCCCCAGCCCCACCGACAGCATCGCGCCGGAGGCCAGGAACCACCGCGCGTCGACCTGCGCCTCGCGCCACGCGAAGGTGCCCTCGAGCGCCGCCCCCGCCCACACGACCGCCAGCAGGCCCGGCGCGCCCCCCAGCGCGGTGGCGGCGACGAACGGTCCGAACGGCGCGCGAGCGGCGCCCGCGACGACGTTGACCGCGTCCCCCGGCAGCGACGCCAGGCGCGCGAACAGCGTCGCCCGGAAGGCGTTGCGGTGCAGCGACGCCCGCCACCGCGCGAGCCGACCCCCCGCGGGGCGGTCGGTCGGGTCGCCGCGCACGAAGCGCGCCAGGGCGTACGCCACCCCCGCCGACCCCAACACCCCCGCCCAGGCGACGGCCGCCCCCAGCCACGGCCCGAGCGCCCACCCGGCGAACAGCGTCAGGACGGTCGAGGGGAACAACAGCACGCCCCGCACCAGGTAGGCCGCGAGGACGCCGGGCACGACCCAGCGGCCGGTCGCGAGCGCCTCGAGGCCGCCGGCGCTGGCGCCGGCCGGGCCCAAGCCCGACCACCAGGCGCCCCCCCACGCGAGGGCCAGGAGGACCGCCCAGACGCCCAGCAGGCGCGCGCGGCGGGCGGTCACGCCCCCGGGTCGGGCCGCTCGTTCAGGACCTCCGCGAAGCGGTCGCCGTCGGTGAGGTCCAGGCGCAGCGGCGTGAGCGAGCCGTACCCCTGCTCGATCGCCCACCGGTCGGTGTCCGGCTCGACGCGTTCGCGGGGGCGTTCGGCGAACCAGTAGTGGCGGCGCCCCATCGGGTCCTCGCCGGGGATGACGAGCCCCTCGTAGTGCCGGACCGACATCCGCGTCCAGCGCAGCCCCTTGGGCTCGAGCGGGAAGTTCGCGTTCAGGAGCGGCAGGTGCGGGATCGCCAGGAACGTCTCGATGACCTGCGCGACGTACGGCTCGAGGGCGGAGAAGTCCGGTTCCGCGCCGGCCTCGTCGACCGGCGCGCTGAAGGCGACGGCGGGGATGCCGAGGAACGACGCCTGCTTGGCGGCGGCGACCGTACCGGAGTGCCAGATGTTGTGGCCGATGTTGAGGCCCAGGTTGATGCCGGTGAGCACCAGATCCACCTTGTCCCAATGGTGCGCCCCGAGCGCGACGCAGTCGGCGGGGGTGCCGTCGACGCGGTACGCCTCGATCCCCTCGATGCGGGTCTCGGTGTAGTGCAGCGGGCGCCGCACCGTGATCGCGTGACTCATCGCCGACTGCTCGACGTCGGGCGCGACGACGCGGACGTCCCCGAACCGCTGAGCGACGCGCGCGAGGGTGTGGAGGCCGGGACTGTGGACGCCGTCGTCGTTGCTGACCAGGATGCGCATGGGGCCAGGCTACCGCTTGGCGACCGGCGGCGGCGGGGACGAGGGGGGCGCGGCCGTCGCCGCGCTCACGTCGAGGTGGGGGCGGGCCCGTACGGCACCGGCACCAGCCGGGCCTCCCGGACGTCGACGAGCCCGCGGTCGGTGAGCTTGAGGTCGGGGATGACGGCCAACCCGAGGAACGACAGCGCCATCAACGGCGAGGGCAGCGTGACGCCCAGCGACGCCGCGGCGGCGTCGAGGGCATCCAGGGCGTCCGCCACCGCGTCGAGCGGCGCGTCGGTGAGGAGCCCCCCGAACGGAAGCGCCAACTCCGCGAGGACGGCGCCGTCCTCGACCGCCACCAGCCCACCCCCGAGCGCCGCCACGCGCTTCAGCGCCACGGCGATCGACGGCGCGTCCGCCCCGACCGCCATCAGGTTGTGGTGGTCGTGCCCGACGCTGCACGCGAGCGCCCCCCGCTCGAGCGTGAAGCCCTGGACGTACGCCGCGGCGCTGCGCCCGTGCACCCCGTGGCGTTCGGTGCACGTCAGCAACGCCAGGTCCCGGGCGGGGTCGGCCGCGAGGCGCCCGGCATCCACGCGCGGCGTCGCCTCGCGCGCGTCGGTCGCGAGGCTCCCCGGCCGCACCCCGACGACCGGGACCGGTGCGCCCGGGTCGCCGTCGCGCCAGCGGAGCGCAGCGTCGAGCGACGCCGCGACGTCGGCCGGCACCGTCACGCTCGCCGCGAGGCCGGCCCCCGCGGCGCCCACCCCCGGGTCGTCCGGCCCGGCGAGCGGCGCGACGAGCGCCCCGTCGCGCGCCACCTCGCGGCCGCCCTTGAACACGCGCACGGCGTGCAGGTCACCGAGGTCCGCCCCCCAGGCGGTCAGGTCGGCGAGGTAACCGGGCGCGACCGCTCCGCGGCGCGGCAGCCGGTAGTGCCGAGCGACGTTCCACGTCGCCGCCGCGAGCGCGGCGAGCGGGTCCGCGCCGGCCCGAATCGCGGTGCGGACCGCGTGGTCGACCCCCCCGAGCCGGAGGAGGTCGTGGGGGAGTTGGTCGTCGCTGCAGAAGCCGAGGCGTTCGGCGCGGGCGGCGTCGAACAACGGGGCGAGGGCGGCGGCGTCCTTGGCGACCGACCCCTCGCGGACGAACAGGAACATCCCCGCGCGGAGCTTCTCGAGCCCCTCCTCGAAGCGGCTGGCCTCGTGGTCGCTCTGCACGCCGGCGGCGAGGTACGCCTGCAGCGCCGAGCCCCCCAGGCCGGGGGCGTGCCCCTCGACGGTGGCGGCGGCGGCTTCGGCGACGGCGGCCTTCGCGAGCGCCTCCGGTTCGCCGGCGACGACGTCGGGGAAGCTCATGAGTTCCGCCAGGCCGACGACGCCGTCGTCGCCCATCAGGGTGCGGATCGCGTCGGCGTCGAGGTGCGCGCCGGGCGTCTCCAGCGCGGTCGAGGGGACGCAGGACGGCACCGTCGCGAACACGTCGAACGGGAGGCCCCGCGCGGCGGCGAGGAGCCAGCGCACGGCGGGCACGCCGGCGACGTTGGCGACCTCGTGCGGGTCGGTGATCACGCCGGTCACGCCGCGCGGGAGGACCGCTTCGGCGTAGCGGGCGGGCGTCACGAGCGACGACTCGAGGTGCATGTGCCCGTCCAGCAGGCCGGGGGTGAGCAGCGCCCCGGGCAGCTCCAGCGTGGCGGCGGCCGGGGGACGGTCGCCACGGGCGGCGGCGGCGGGCGACACGACCGCCGCGATCCAGCGGCCCGTGATCAACACGTCGGCGGGGCGGGCCTCCCGGACGAACGGGTCGAGGACGTGCGCACCGCGCAGGTGCAGGTCCGCCGGCGCGCGGCCGGTCGCGACGTCCACCAGCGCGCGGCGGGCGTCGGGGCCGGGAAGCGAACCGGGGTCGGGCGAAGCATCGTGGGGCGCCATGCCCCAGCGTAGCGCGGCGCCCGGGACCGCCGGGCGCCGCGCGGGACGGCGTCCCCCGCCGCCGCGGCGGCGGGGGACGCGAGGCCGTTCGGGTTACTGCGGTTCGTTGTCCCAGGGGCCCACCACGCCGGGCGCGGCGAACTCCATCGAGAGCAGGTCCCCGAGCGTCGGCAGGTAGCCGTCCTCGTAGACGAGGTTCCCGTTGCGGTCCTCGAGCGGACCCATGAACGGCTCGAACACGTCGCGGCCCTGCGCCATCTGGTCGCGACGCTCCAGCACGAGCTCGTAGACGTCGATCTCGCCGAACTCGGGGTGGTCGATCACGACGTCGCGCAGGTCGTCGACGAAACCGTCGGCGACCGGCACGCCCGGCTCGGCGCCGAGCTCGACGGCACCCTGCTCGAGCAGCCAGAAGTAGTCGACGTCCTCGAGGTTCGTGGTCGTGTAGGTCCCGTCGAGGACCTTCTCGAGGATGTCGACGTAGATCGTGTCCCAGTGCACCAGCTGGCCCGACGCCACGTGGTCGGGCGCGAAC
It includes:
- a CDS encoding ABC transporter permease, with protein sequence MPERRARRWLRTIPWFSASLLALLILVALTAPWLTPHDPRQQDLLASFLPPVWTGAGEVTHPFGTDELGRDVLANILFGLRVSLLVGFGSVAISVLVGTPLGLWAGYRGGRIDSLLMRLVDVQLSLPIILVALGVLAVWGAGLWKVILVIGLVGWAEVARLVRGSVLAERSREYVTAAEALAAGVPRILFRHALPNVLNALLVLVSVMMPRFIILEATLSFLGLGVAIDTPSLGLAVSRGYEYLFSGSWWTSTLPGLALLLLVLAVNLLGDWLRDALDPRAA
- the surE gene encoding 5'/3'-nucleotidase SurE gives rise to the protein MRILVSNDDGVHSPGLHTLARVAQRFGDVRVVAPDVEQSAMSHAITVRRPLHYTETRIEGIEAYRVDGTPADCVALGAHHWDKVDLVLTGINLGLNIGHNIWHSGTVAAAKQASFLGIPAVAFSAPVDEAGAEPDFSALEPYVAQVIETFLAIPHLPLLNANFPLEPKGLRWTRMSVRHYEGLVIPGEDPMGRRHYWFAERPRERVEPDTDRWAIEQGYGSLTPLRLDLTDGDRFAEVLNERPDPGA
- a CDS encoding VTT domain-containing protein, whose translation is MTARRARLLGVWAVLLALAWGGAWWSGLGPAGASAGGLEALATGRWVVPGVLAAYLVRGVLLFPSTVLTLFAGWALGPWLGAAVAWAGVLGSAGVAYALARFVRGDPTDRPAGGRLARWRASLHRNAFRATLFARLASLPGDAVNVVAGAARAPFGPFVAATALGGAPGLLAVVWAGAALEGTFAWREAQVDARWFLASGAMLSVGLGASWVARRGSGGAGVEGVAQPVAEQVHGEHQE
- a CDS encoding adenine deaminase C-terminal domain-containing protein produces the protein MAPHDASPDPGSLPGPDARRALVDVATGRAPADLHLRGAHVLDPFVREARPADVLITGRWIAAVVSPAAAARGDRPPAAATLELPGALLTPGLLDGHMHLESSLVTPARYAEAVLPRGVTGVITDPHEVANVAGVPAVRWLLAAARGLPFDVFATVPSCVPSTALETPGAHLDADAIRTLMGDDGVVGLAELMSFPDVVAGEPEALAKAAVAEAAAATVEGHAPGLGGSALQAYLAAGVQSDHEASRFEEGLEKLRAGMFLFVREGSVAKDAAALAPLFDAARAERLGFCSDDQLPHDLLRLGGVDHAVRTAIRAGADPLAALAAATWNVARHYRLPRRGAVAPGYLADLTAWGADLGDLHAVRVFKGGREVARDGALVAPLAGPDDPGVGAAGAGLAASVTVPADVAASLDAALRWRDGDPGAPVPVVGVRPGSLATDAREATPRVDAGRLAADPARDLALLTCTERHGVHGRSAAAYVQGFTLERGALACSVGHDHHNLMAVGADAPSIAVALKRVAALGGGLVAVEDGAVLAELALPFGGLLTDAPLDAVADALDALDAAAASLGVTLPSPLMALSFLGLAVIPDLKLTDRGLVDVREARLVPVPYGPAPTST
- a CDS encoding ABC transporter permease, which produces MTTFLLRRTAQALFTVWVVATLVFALLHVAGDPAQILAPPDMNQIQVAELREALGLDEPIWVQYGVFLGNLLQGDLGISYYNGRPALELVLERLPATFELVLSALAIALVVGVPLGILAALSAGSRLDRALRFISVIGISAPTFWIGIMLILVFSVEWGLLPSSGRGGPINLVLPAVTLSLFSLAFFLRIVRSSFLEVLTQDFVRTARAKGLPRGVVNVKHALRNALIPFVTIAGLQFGQLLTSSVVTETIFAWPGMNRLVLQAMYRLDYPIILAFAIVVAVTFATINLVVDVVYGFVDPRVRHA